One Bacteroidales bacterium DNA segment encodes these proteins:
- a CDS encoding glycoside hydrolase family 97 protein — protein MLFCFCVISTMAYTQKQILKSPDEKIVITVDLDRQISYSVMHEQTEVIAPSPISMTLQNGKTWGVQPKLRKKKTQSVHQKIATPLYRKSEINEAYNELILTFSDNYGLVFRAYNQGVAYRFVTTEKKEIFVENEQVDLNFSRDHQAIVPYVKGSQNKTIEQQFFNSFENTYTHASLSKLSNKQLMFLPVVVELNDGKKLCFTEADLENYPGLYLLNKKEGPSLQGVFAAYPKKTTQGGHNMLQQLVDERENYIARSTGGRNFPWRVLAVSVQDKELLDNDLVYSLASPSRGDDFSWVKPGKVAWDWWNDWNLYGVDFRAGINNETYKYYIDFASKHGIEYVILDEGWAVNKQADLLKVIPEIDVKMLIDYGRQKNVGIILWAGYWAVDRDMENVCRHYSEMGVKGFKVDFMDRDDQYMVDFFYKCAATAAKYKLMVDFHGAYKPTGLNRTYPNVINFEGVFGLEQLKWSGTDVDMVTYDVTMPFIRMLAGPIDYTQGAMRNAIRRNYRPVNSEAMSQGTRCRQLAEYIVFESPLNMLCDNPSNYDREQECTKFIAEVPTVWDKTVSIDGKIGEFITIAREKDGTWYVGGLTDWNERNVTVDLSFIGDGNYQVELFRDGINADRAARDFKHEVFNLPASKKMDINMKPGGGFVCKIIRK, from the coding sequence ATGTTATTTTGTTTCTGTGTGATATCAACCATGGCGTATACGCAAAAACAAATACTGAAATCCCCGGATGAAAAGATCGTCATTACGGTTGATCTTGATCGGCAAATCAGTTACTCTGTAATGCATGAACAAACCGAAGTAATCGCTCCTTCTCCTATTTCAATGACTTTACAAAATGGGAAAACCTGGGGTGTTCAACCAAAACTCCGGAAAAAGAAAACACAAAGCGTTCATCAGAAGATAGCGACACCGCTTTACAGGAAGAGTGAAATAAATGAAGCATACAATGAACTGATTCTCACCTTTTCGGATAATTACGGCCTGGTATTTCGGGCCTATAACCAGGGGGTAGCTTATCGTTTTGTGACAACGGAGAAAAAAGAGATTTTTGTCGAAAATGAACAGGTTGACCTTAATTTCAGCCGGGATCATCAGGCAATTGTTCCCTATGTGAAAGGTTCGCAAAATAAGACCATAGAGCAGCAATTCTTCAATTCTTTTGAAAATACTTATACACATGCATCCTTAAGTAAGTTAAGTAATAAACAATTAATGTTTTTACCTGTTGTCGTTGAACTGAATGATGGGAAAAAGCTTTGTTTTACAGAGGCAGACCTGGAAAATTATCCCGGTCTTTATCTGCTCAATAAAAAGGAAGGCCCGTCTTTACAAGGTGTTTTTGCTGCCTATCCTAAAAAGACAACTCAGGGAGGGCATAATATGTTGCAACAACTGGTGGACGAGCGTGAAAATTATATAGCCAGATCGACAGGTGGACGTAACTTCCCGTGGCGTGTTCTGGCCGTTTCCGTTCAGGATAAGGAATTACTGGATAATGATCTGGTATATTCATTGGCATCACCTTCCCGCGGGGATGATTTTTCCTGGGTAAAACCCGGGAAGGTAGCCTGGGACTGGTGGAATGACTGGAACCTTTACGGCGTTGATTTCAGGGCAGGGATCAATAACGAAACCTATAAATATTATATTGATTTTGCATCTAAACATGGTATTGAATATGTTATTTTGGACGAGGGATGGGCTGTAAATAAGCAAGCCGATTTACTAAAAGTGATCCCTGAAATTGATGTAAAAATGCTGATCGATTACGGCCGGCAAAAAAATGTAGGGATTATTCTTTGGGCAGGCTATTGGGCTGTTGACAGGGATATGGAAAATGTGTGCCGTCATTATTCGGAAATGGGCGTCAAAGGATTTAAGGTTGATTTCATGGACCGTGACGATCAGTATATGGTTGACTTTTTTTACAAATGTGCGGCTACGGCAGCCAAATATAAGCTTATGGTCGACTTCCATGGAGCCTATAAGCCTACCGGGCTAAACAGGACCTATCCTAATGTGATCAATTTTGAAGGTGTATTCGGATTGGAACAACTTAAATGGTCAGGTACCGATGTCGATATGGTTACTTACGACGTCACTATGCCGTTCATTCGTATGCTGGCCGGCCCCATTGATTATACACAAGGCGCTATGCGCAATGCCATCCGGAGGAACTACCGTCCGGTGAACAGCGAAGCCATGAGCCAGGGCACCCGTTGCCGCCAGTTAGCAGAATATATCGTTTTCGAATCACCCCTTAACATGCTTTGTGACAACCCGTCTAACTATGATCGGGAACAGGAATGCACTAAATTCATTGCTGAAGTACCTACCGTGTGGGACAAAACCGTTTCTATTGATGGAAAGATAGGCGAGTTTATCACTATTGCCCGCGAAAAAGACGGAACCTGGTATGTAGGGGGACTTACCGACTGGAATGAAAGAAATGTTACGGTTGATTTGTCTTTTATCGGAGATGGGAATTATCAGGTAGAATTGTTCAGGGACGGGATCAATGCCGACCGTGCCGCACGTGACTTTAAACACGAGGTTTTTAATTTGCCGGCCAGCAAAAAAATGGACATAAACATGAAACCGGGTGGTGGCTTTGTTTGTAAAATCATAAGAAAATAG
- a CDS encoding FAD-dependent oxidoreductase — protein MRQIFLYFFIFISLTGFAQGNYDIVIVGGTPGGIMTAISAAREGKTSVILERTQHIGGLPANGLGATDIATKKATTGLFKEFVDRNLDHYKKTYGEDSEQVKICSNGYHFEPSIAEQVFTQMIAEQVNKITVLKMRQFDAEPRNVTIHNDVITSVSIFNRETKQMETYTGKVFVDATYEGDLGAAAKVPFRLGREGKDEFNEPGAGQVYKYWGGKEQDCSTFQGDNAVQAYNYRLCLTNKPDNRVPVRKPENYNREEYVSLIEDVWTGNNTGVEMLKVTPEMMEENRKHIEKGNPTKIPGDRWGIAKITNMVALPNAKTDANNQHMAFISTDLPEENWPWPTSGWDWRDQYAERLKNYTLGLIWFAQNDPSLPKHFRKACLEWGFAKDEYTDNENFPRQVYVREGRRFEGEYFFTANDAIPVAPGKRPPLHKNSITASHYALDSHAVRKREPGKIHLDGFLSYPSAVYTVPLGVIIPKDVDNLLIPVPVSGSHIGFSTLRMEPCWMALGQAAGIAASISIEEGTKMKNISMDQLQDKLIRQKATLIYYRDITVDSPDFEMVQFMGLRGYLPDWNANLESTIDAETVALWKSLSGKTVEGDRRKKEILKELYTSFNHKN, from the coding sequence ATGAGACAAATTTTCTTATATTTTTTCATTTTTATCTCACTGACCGGTTTTGCTCAGGGGAATTATGATATTGTGATCGTGGGGGGTACTCCGGGCGGAATTATGACGGCGATCAGTGCTGCCAGGGAAGGAAAAACATCTGTTATTCTCGAGCGGACCCAACATATAGGCGGATTGCCTGCCAATGGCCTTGGTGCAACAGATATTGCGACAAAGAAAGCAACAACAGGATTGTTTAAAGAGTTCGTTGACCGTAATCTGGACCATTACAAGAAAACATACGGAGAAGATTCCGAGCAGGTAAAAATATGCAGTAACGGTTACCACTTTGAACCGTCAATAGCCGAGCAGGTGTTTACCCAGATGATAGCTGAGCAAGTAAACAAGATCACCGTTTTAAAAATGCGCCAATTTGATGCCGAACCCCGTAATGTGACTATTCATAATGATGTGATCACATCTGTAAGTATATTCAATAGGGAAACCAAACAAATGGAAACCTATACGGGGAAAGTATTTGTGGATGCCACTTATGAAGGCGATCTGGGAGCAGCCGCCAAAGTTCCGTTCCGTTTAGGCCGGGAAGGAAAAGATGAATTCAATGAGCCGGGTGCCGGGCAGGTTTATAAATACTGGGGAGGAAAGGAACAAGACTGTAGTACTTTCCAGGGTGATAATGCGGTACAGGCCTATAATTACCGCCTGTGTCTGACCAACAAACCCGACAATCGCGTTCCGGTCAGGAAGCCGGAAAACTATAACCGCGAAGAGTATGTTTCCTTGATTGAAGATGTCTGGACCGGAAATAATACAGGAGTGGAAATGCTCAAGGTAACTCCTGAAATGATGGAAGAGAACAGGAAGCACATAGAAAAGGGCAATCCTACAAAAATACCCGGAGATCGTTGGGGTATTGCAAAAATTACCAATATGGTGGCCTTGCCGAATGCTAAAACTGATGCGAACAACCAACATATGGCTTTTATTTCTACGGACTTACCCGAAGAAAACTGGCCATGGCCTACTTCAGGATGGGATTGGCGCGACCAGTATGCCGAACGTTTAAAGAACTATACCCTTGGATTGATCTGGTTTGCACAAAATGATCCTTCATTACCCAAACATTTCAGGAAAGCCTGTCTTGAATGGGGATTTGCAAAGGATGAATATACGGATAATGAAAATTTTCCCCGTCAGGTTTATGTGCGTGAAGGACGGCGTTTTGAAGGTGAGTATTTCTTTACCGCAAACGATGCTATACCTGTAGCTCCCGGAAAACGTCCCCCGCTTCATAAGAATAGTATTACAGCGAGTCATTATGCCCTTGACTCTCATGCTGTACGTAAACGTGAGCCTGGGAAAATACATTTAGATGGATTTCTTAGCTACCCTTCAGCAGTTTATACTGTTCCTTTGGGAGTAATTATACCCAAAGACGTAGACAATCTCCTGATCCCTGTACCGGTTTCAGGCAGCCATATCGGCTTTTCAACGCTCCGGATGGAACCTTGCTGGATGGCTTTAGGACAGGCTGCAGGAATTGCCGCATCGATCAGTATCGAAGAAGGCACCAAGATGAAGAACATCAGCATGGATCAATTACAGGATAAGCTGATCAGGCAAAAAGCAACATTGATCTATTACCGTGATATTACAGTAGACAGTCCTGATTTTGAAATGGTACAATTCATGGGCTTGCGCGGTTACCTGCCGGATTGGAATGCTAATCTGGAAAGTACGATAGATGCTGAAACGGTCGCTTTATGGAAGTCATTGAGTGGAAAAACCGTTGAAGGAGACAGGAGGAAGAAAGAAATATTAAAAGAACTTTATACTTCATTCAATCATAAAAACTAA
- the recN gene encoding DNA repair protein RecN: MFSHLSISNYVLIQHLEIDFHHGLSIITGETGAGKSILLGALGLLTGQRADTSTLLDTTRKCIVEGKFNIRETQWKNWFEKHDLDYDPETVIRREITSDGKSRAFVNDSPVNLSILKELGAELIDIHSQHQNIYLESANFQLQILDTYAQQLDTLYEYNRVFSHYKKLLSELDQLRNAAKQSKSELDYHRFRFEELYAAKLQDGEQETLEEELKILTHAEEIKSGLSQVAALLEADEISVTQLLKSATSTLTRLQSVCSPAVNFLQRIESSLIELKDIAIETERIAEATEHDPARLEEVNARLDLLYALQQKHKVTSVKELIAIREELDTKIQVINHSDIQIEEIEKQINRYEEQLTLLAGSVSEKRRKSIPAIEEHIHTLLIQLGIPNALFKVELLPSEQFTPSGTDIIRFLFSANKQQNLQELGKVASGGEVSRLMLSIKAAIAEKILLPTLIFDEIDSGVSGKIAEKMGNILEQMSQYAQIINITHLPQVAAKGSHHYKVFKEDQGSVTQTKVQELSFEERVTEIAKMLSGEKVTEAAIENAKHLLGAL; the protein is encoded by the coding sequence ATGTTTTCTCATCTATCCATCAGCAATTATGTTTTGATCCAGCATCTGGAAATTGATTTCCATCATGGCCTGTCTATCATTACCGGTGAAACGGGGGCCGGAAAATCTATTCTGCTCGGTGCCCTTGGCTTGCTTACAGGACAACGTGCCGATACCAGCACCTTACTGGATACCACCAGGAAATGCATTGTTGAAGGAAAATTCAATATCCGTGAAACCCAGTGGAAAAATTGGTTTGAAAAACATGACCTGGATTATGATCCGGAAACAGTGATAAGGCGGGAAATTACGTCAGACGGAAAATCCCGTGCATTTGTCAATGATTCTCCGGTAAATTTATCCATCTTAAAGGAGTTGGGGGCTGAGTTGATCGATATCCATTCCCAACACCAGAACATTTATCTCGAATCAGCTAATTTCCAGTTACAAATACTGGATACTTATGCGCAGCAGTTAGACACTTTGTATGAATACAACCGTGTGTTTTCACACTATAAAAAGTTACTTTCCGAACTGGATCAGCTGAGGAATGCAGCGAAACAGTCTAAATCGGAACTGGATTATCATCGCTTTCGTTTTGAAGAACTGTATGCGGCTAAACTTCAGGACGGGGAGCAAGAAACTTTGGAGGAAGAACTGAAAATACTCACCCATGCCGAAGAAATAAAATCGGGATTATCGCAGGTAGCTGCTCTTTTAGAAGCCGATGAGATATCTGTAACACAGTTATTAAAGTCGGCGACATCCACTTTGACCCGTCTGCAAAGTGTCTGTTCCCCTGCAGTAAATTTTCTTCAACGAATCGAATCTTCGTTGATCGAATTAAAAGATATCGCTATTGAAACAGAACGAATTGCAGAAGCAACAGAACATGACCCTGCCCGGCTCGAGGAGGTGAACGCCCGGTTGGACTTGTTGTATGCACTTCAACAAAAACACAAGGTAACCTCTGTAAAAGAATTGATCGCTATCAGGGAAGAACTTGATACAAAGATACAGGTAATCAATCATTCTGACATCCAGATAGAAGAGATTGAAAAACAAATCAACCGATATGAGGAGCAGCTCACGTTATTGGCCGGGAGTGTATCCGAAAAACGCCGGAAATCAATTCCTGCGATAGAAGAACATATACACACTTTATTGATTCAGTTGGGGATCCCAAATGCTCTATTTAAAGTTGAACTGCTTCCATCTGAGCAGTTTACTCCTTCAGGGACGGATATCATCAGGTTTCTGTTTTCAGCCAATAAACAGCAGAATCTGCAGGAATTAGGGAAGGTGGCTTCCGGAGGGGAAGTATCCCGGCTCATGTTAAGCATCAAAGCTGCCATTGCTGAAAAAATACTTCTCCCGACACTTATATTTGATGAGATCGATAGTGGCGTATCCGGAAAAATCGCAGAGAAAATGGGCAATATTCTCGAACAAATGTCCCAATATGCGCAAATCATTAATATAACACATCTTCCACAGGTTGCCGCAAAGGGAAGCCACCATTACAAAGTTTTCAAGGAAGATCAGGGTTCCGTTACCCAAACCAAAGTACAAGAGTTATCATTTGAGGAACGGGTGACAGAAATTGCAAAAATGCTTAGTGGTGAAAAAGTCACGGAAGCAGCTATTGAAAATGCAAAACATTTATTGGGCGCATTGTAA